The sequence below is a genomic window from Lolium perenne isolate Kyuss_39 chromosome 4, Kyuss_2.0, whole genome shotgun sequence.
AGATTTCATGTGCTTCCTCAGCTCTGTTGTCTTTCGCAAGTGCACGCACTAACTGCTCGTATGTTCCGAGCGTATTTCCTTGCCCTTTGCTCAACATCCATGTAATTACCTAGGTGTGTTGTTAGCAGAGATTTAATTCATACTGTAGGAGACAAATACAACTGAAATCAAGTAAACTATAATCTGCAATACTTGAACAATCATATTCCATTGTTCCTTCTTTTCAAGAGCTACAATTGCTTTCTTTATTGAGACTACTGGAGAGTCCTGCTCAAAGGCGGCCCATGCATCAAGGGTGCTGTAAACAGCTTCTTCAGAATCTTCAAGATCAAGGAGCTGCAATTTGGGGATCGTAGTTGTTAATTAATTTGCTCCACTGGGCAGTAGTAGCTAAATGCAGCAACAGATAAAGATCTTTAGTTGGATGAATTTCAAGAAGCACAACCATGTATACTGTGTCCTACATAAATGAAGGCTACAATTTGCGAACTCAGGTGAATCCCATTGCAATTTTGTATGTACTAGTAGTTACTGCATACTATTAAGCTGCATAAGTCACTTTGTCGTTCAAACCAAGAGATGCTTAGCAAAATCTACTTACATGGAAAACAATTCAGCGTATTGCAACGAATAGGCAGCTATTTTTTTAGACAACATCAAAACATACAGTGCTGACAAGAGATTTCCTTTTCTCTGATGATGAAAGGGTGTGCCCAGCCGGCCCTTGTGTCAACACCTTTGTGCTGTTCTGTATGGGATCATTGATTGCATCATTATCCTGTGAAGCAAAGTCAAATTCTTCAAACCATCGAAGTAAAAGAAACTGGATGTGAAGCCCGGGGCTATGATTCAGTCCAAAGGTATACCTTCACGGATGTACCTGGCCCTAACTCGCCGGTGGTAATAATCTTATCATCTGTGGAGAAATTTCTGGCATTATGCTTGCTGTACCAACCTGCCATGGATTAAAAAGACTTCATCAAACGTGCCAATCATCCAGAAAATGAAATGAACCGTGATTCGCAAAGTGGGAGAGATGAAGGTCTTACATGAACCAAAGGAGGGCGCCTCGGCACTTGAACTCCATCCCCTGCATAATGCAGACAGTATAATTCGGCTAAAGTAAGCAGTGTCGGAGGTGACAAAAGTTATACATTTATCAAGAGTTATCTTTGTCATGGAACGGAATTGGAAGACCAAGAAACATCAGCACATTTTCTACTACAAGATCTTAGTTCGCACTGATATTTAGGTAGAAAATTTTGATCTTGCAGCATAAATGGAGCGATCAACTAACAACAGACGAGGAACAGATGATTCTCAAGGAAGGGAGCACGAAAAGGGAACGGTTCTGAGAGGGGATATGGCTAAGGGAAGGGAACTCACGCGTAGACAGCGGTAGGGTCGGAGGCGGTCGAGCTGGCGATCTGTAGGCGGCGAAGGACGGCGGCGGATCGCCGGAGGTGGCCGAGCATGGCAGCGGCGGCGCCGGTCGAAGAGTTGCGTGGACACGAGGCGCGAGCCGGTGGGCCTAGGCGTCCAACTCGTTTCCGGATCTGGAGATGGGAgttagggcgcgtttggtaggctgCATGTCCTTTGGCTCGCATCGGTCTAGCTTTTTTCAGTTCGTTTGGTTTTCTTGTCGACGCTGCGTTCTTGCGGAAACCGGTTCTTAAAGCACCCTCGGGCCAGGCTCTGGAGGAACGCCCGGCCGTTTCTAGCGAGCCACCCCCATTTCTGCAGAAGTGGAGAATGCGGTGTCCTCGCAGAGCCACCACGGGAGATGGCGGGAGCTCGCGCGGGACGGCAAAATCTCGGCGCCATGAATTCGGTCACCGCGCTTGAATTTTCGCCACCGTATATAGGGCGGCTCTCTCACCGGCAAATCCAAATCCCCCATTTCCCCCCATTTCGAGCTCATCCACCATCCCCGATCTAGCGACATGGCCGACTCTACCTCACCCGCACGGTCGGCGAGGCTTACGGCGGCGACAACGGCTGTGGCGGCGGCTACTGGCCACGGAGGATGGTCGTATTCTTCGTGTGCGTCGATGACTTCGGTTGTGGTAAGCTTCTGCAAACCCTAGCCTTAGATCTAGATCTTATGGGTACACAACCGGGGTTTGAACGAATCCATTGTAGGACATTCCTTCCTCGCCGGTGGAGGTTGTAGAGGTTTTCCAGGTTCCATCTGACTCTACGACGGGGAAGGTGGTGCTGCCTGCATCTTCCACTGGGACGGTGGTGCTGCATGCATCTCCGTCAAGGTCCCCTGCTTCCCCTACCTCGGTGCTGCGTGTGGCTCCTTTGACTGTAAGGCCGATCTTACATACCTCACTGTTCTTTGATCTGGTACTGGTAGTTCATAGATATGCTAGTGCTTAAGGATTTCCatgtggtagttcattgatctgctaGTGTTTGTCATGTAGGCGATCATACCTTTGGGGCTCCCCTGATCTGTTTGCGGCAAGTGTGAATGCTCAGCCATCTCTGATAGCAAGCAAACCAGCCATGGTTTGAAAACCTGAGCTATCAGAGTTTATGCTGAACCGGTTGGTTCAGCTCGTCCGTAGCGGCGTTTGCTTCAACATGGGATTCAAAGAGCAGCAGATGAAGAAAGTAGCCGCTGATGTTCTTGCATTCGCCGACGTACATGTCACCACTCTTCAGCTGTACAACCACATCAGAAACTGGAGGACGAAGTGGAGCGTCATCATGAAGATGAAATCCGACCGCATTCTGGACTAGAGCGAAGATGCTTGCTGCTTCTAAGACGGTGACGAAGGGGCGGCGGACGAGTACATCCTGTTACGAATCCTCATTGAACTCCTGCATAGATCTGAAAGTATATACATGTCAATGTAGTCCGCACTAACAGGTGTTCCTTGTCGATTGCAGCGGTACCCGAAGCACCGTCAGTACGTCGGCACCCCGATCACCAACTACGCTAAGAGGAAGACAATCTTCACTCCCCGGTTCGTCTGCAAGGCGTAGCTGTTCCAGCCTAACTTGCTGGTCAGGGCTATCGACTTCATTGCAGACAATGAAGCCGAGTATGCCGCCTACCGTAAGTTGCAGCCACCGGAGAGGAGGAGCTGGCTTAGGACCTGGCTCCGCAACCAGTTTCCTGCTTAGTGCTTCTGCTTCCTTCTCATGATCCGCTGATTTTGGGAGGTGATCTTGTATCCCTCCATTAGCTAGGACTTGCTACAACCTGATCGCCGGTTTGTAATGATGAACTTgttcgaggtggtatatactaacccctcgtgATGAACATGTGATGCATCACGAAGTAGTTGCTTCGTTCGTGATGCATCGCCCACTAAGTACTATTTGCTGTGTGTTACCAGCATCTTTTCTGATGAACTGAATCTCATGTGTGATGTTATTTAGTACTGGGTAACCTCACCACTCAAAGTGAAGGGGTTACCACAACACTGAGTTATCTGCAACCAAACAGGCTGTGGGCTGCACGACCCGGGAAGAATGAGCTGGAAACGGCAACCAAATGATGGGGCATGGGTTCCTTCTCCGGCGCGCAAAAGACCGCATAGGCTACCAAACGACCCGCCAAAAGTGGACTATGCCCGTTCGCAATGCGCAATGCCTCCCATCTCGTTGGCGCAGGCATGCAGGTTTTTGGTCCAGTCAACCAAACGTGCCCTTAGTCTGTTTAGTCCCCTAGCCTATCAGGAATTCACCCATAACCTTGTTTTTGGTATTCCGTCTGACCTGACGTGTTGCCTGTGGCCCTCCGTTCTGAAAAACTTGTCGCAAATACGGATGTATCTGCCCTTCATGTAAACACTCTCCATCAACTCCGCAGGGTATCAGTGATGAAGAATGGTTGAAGCATCACATGATCACCCACAGAGCAACTATCAGATGGCACAGTGGCTTCTACGAACATTCTTTGGCCTATCTTTCATCGATTCAGCATCGAACCAGCTAAAAGCCTAAAACGAGTCAAGACTGCCGCGCGGGGGTCCTTCTCCCGATCACATTCTCTCCCACCAAGTAGCATTCTACATGAAACGTTCCCAGTCTGAACTGGTGTCTGATGACAAACGGACAATGATGCTCTCAAGAGGAAAACATCTTGCCAAAATTAGCTAGCTGAGGCTAGCCGAGGAAGGGCCTAGCTCGCCAAACAGGCAAACACACCAGTATTT
It includes:
- the LOC127294432 gene encoding uncharacterized protein, whose protein sequence is MLGHLRRSAAVLRRLQIASSTASDPTAVYAGWSSSAEAPSFGSCWYSKHNARNFSTDDKIITTGELGPGTSVKDNDAINDPIQNSTKVLTQGPAGHTLSSSEKRKSLVSTLLDLEDSEEAVYSTLDAWAAFEQDSPVVSIKKAIVALEKKEQWNMIVQVITWMLSKGQGNTLGTYEQLVRALAKDNRAEEAHEIWEKKVSHDLRVVPWSFCRHMLATYYRNNMLDRLIKLFNDLEACGRSKGHIRRVNEKLGLLEEKKGLLDKYKDLYNMPSVSDRKKGRQFMKTEKKAAKGTKQCKVKTSESLPVNTCPSDKEPAASSSQDTK